Proteins encoded within one genomic window of Companilactobacillus sp.:
- the mutS gene encoding DNA mismatch repair protein MutS, whose amino-acid sequence MPQKTKETPMMEQYLEYKQQFPDAFLFYRVGDFYEMFYDDAVKGSQILELTLTSRNKKADDSIPMCGVPHKAVESYIDTLVDKGYKVAVCDQLENPADAQGMVKRGITRVVTPGTIMDNANQATENNYITAITTSKGNFGLAYADLSTGEVKVTSVDNQLDLINEMQNLNTKETVVLETFPKKYLDPIRKLGILISRITDLEDNYSFDFSQVTDDKQVDTLKLLISYLIKTQMRSLDHLKAAQTYEISAYLSMDHNAQSNLELFKNIRTDKKSGTLLWLLDETKTAMGSRLLKQWLARPLIKSKPLRARQHLVQVFLDNYFQRSSFQDYLTKVYDLERLAGRVAYGTVNGRDLIQLKTSLEQVPQIKSILLDIGDDQLSAFVEKIDDVSDVRDLIEKSVVDEPPISVTGGGVIKEGYNDQLDQYIDASKNGKQWMAELKVQEQEATGISNLKIGYNKVFGYYIEVSRGNVDKVPEGRYQRKQTLTNAERYITPELKEKESIILEAEDKSQALEYHLFDEIRAKVKKQIRRLQALASILSELDVLQSFAVVSETYHYVAPDFVEGHQLKIVNGRHPVVEKVLGNNSYIPNDVTFDSTTDVLLITGPNMSGKSTYMRQLALTVIMAQVGCFVPAEAASLPIFDHIFTRIGAADDLISGDSTFMVEMREANDALKNATKNSLIIFDELGRGTATYDGMALAQAIIEYIDKNVHAMTMFSTHYHELTVLESQLKGVKNVHVDASEEDGNLVFLHKVLPGPADKSYGIHVAKLAGLPDDVLTRADSILSNLESNSGAEIKASEDVLVAEAKTELPEEPTKPKKKAKPEVDDGQLSLFPEDDPEMLKAKDVAEELSKQDLMNVTPIEAINLLYKWQQKLK is encoded by the coding sequence ATGCCACAAAAAACTAAAGAGACACCAATGATGGAACAATATCTGGAATATAAGCAACAATTTCCAGATGCTTTTTTGTTTTATCGAGTCGGTGACTTCTACGAAATGTTTTATGACGATGCCGTCAAAGGTTCACAGATACTAGAACTGACGCTGACATCTCGTAACAAAAAAGCTGACGACAGCATTCCTATGTGCGGCGTTCCACACAAGGCTGTCGAAAGCTACATCGATACCTTAGTCGATAAGGGCTATAAGGTTGCTGTTTGCGACCAATTGGAAAATCCAGCCGATGCACAAGGAATGGTTAAACGTGGGATAACACGCGTGGTCACTCCTGGTACGATCATGGACAACGCCAATCAAGCAACTGAAAATAATTACATCACTGCTATCACAACCAGTAAGGGCAACTTTGGTTTAGCATATGCTGACCTGTCAACCGGTGAAGTCAAAGTTACCTCAGTCGACAATCAATTAGACTTGATCAATGAAATGCAAAATCTCAATACCAAAGAAACTGTAGTCCTAGAAACTTTTCCAAAAAAATATCTTGATCCAATTAGAAAATTGGGTATTTTGATTTCTAGAATTACTGACTTAGAAGATAACTACAGCTTTGATTTTTCACAGGTCACAGATGACAAACAGGTCGATACTTTGAAGTTATTGATCAGTTATTTGATCAAGACGCAAATGCGTTCGTTGGACCATTTAAAAGCCGCTCAGACTTATGAGATCTCGGCTTATTTATCTATGGACCACAATGCACAGAGTAATTTGGAATTGTTCAAAAATATCCGGACTGATAAGAAGTCAGGAACATTATTGTGGCTGTTAGACGAGACTAAAACAGCGATGGGAAGTCGTCTTTTGAAACAATGGCTAGCTCGTCCACTCATTAAATCCAAGCCACTTCGTGCCCGTCAGCATTTAGTCCAAGTCTTTTTGGACAACTATTTTCAACGTTCATCGTTTCAAGATTATTTAACTAAGGTCTATGACCTAGAACGTTTAGCAGGTCGAGTTGCTTACGGTACCGTCAATGGTCGCGACTTGATCCAATTGAAGACTTCTCTAGAACAAGTTCCCCAGATCAAATCGATCCTTCTAGATATTGGTGATGACCAACTCAGTGCCTTTGTTGAAAAAATTGACGATGTCTCTGACGTCCGCGACTTGATCGAAAAGTCAGTCGTCGACGAACCGCCTATTTCTGTAACTGGTGGTGGCGTCATCAAAGAAGGTTACAACGACCAACTCGATCAATACATCGATGCTTCCAAAAACGGTAAGCAGTGGATGGCTGAACTAAAAGTCCAAGAACAAGAAGCTACTGGGATCAGTAATTTGAAGATCGGCTACAACAAAGTCTTCGGTTACTACATCGAAGTTTCTCGCGGTAATGTTGACAAAGTTCCTGAAGGACGTTATCAAAGAAAACAAACTCTGACTAACGCTGAAAGATACATCACTCCTGAACTTAAGGAAAAAGAAAGTATCATCCTGGAAGCAGAAGATAAGTCGCAAGCTTTGGAATACCACTTATTTGACGAAATCAGAGCTAAGGTTAAAAAGCAGATCAGACGTTTGCAAGCTTTAGCAAGTATTCTGTCCGAATTAGATGTCTTACAAAGTTTTGCCGTAGTGTCGGAAACCTATCATTACGTTGCACCAGACTTTGTCGAAGGTCATCAACTTAAAATCGTAAATGGTCGCCATCCAGTTGTAGAAAAAGTATTAGGAAACAATAGCTACATTCCCAATGACGTGACGTTTGATTCAACGACTGATGTCTTGTTGATCACTGGACCTAATATGTCTGGTAAGAGTACTTATATGAGACAACTTGCTTTGACGGTCATCATGGCTCAGGTAGGATGTTTCGTGCCTGCTGAAGCAGCTTCATTACCAATTTTTGACCACATCTTCACTCGAATCGGTGCAGCCGATGACTTGATCTCCGGTGACAGTACTTTCATGGTCGAGATGCGTGAAGCTAATGACGCTTTGAAAAATGCTACAAAGAACTCACTGATCATTTTTGATGAACTAGGACGTGGAACGGCTACTTATGATGGTATGGCATTAGCCCAAGCTATCATTGAATATATTGATAAAAACGTTCATGCGATGACGATGTTTTCAACTCATTATCATGAATTGACAGTGCTAGAAAGTCAGCTAAAGGGTGTTAAAAATGTTCACGTTGATGCATCTGAAGAAGACGGAAACCTCGTCTTTTTACATAAGGTCCTACCTGGACCAGCTGATAAATCTTATGGTATCCACGTTGCAAAATTAGCTGGATTACCAGACGATGTGCTCACTCGTGCGGACAGTATTTTATCGAACTTGGAGTCCAATAGTGGTGCAGAAATCAAAGCATCTGAAGATGTCTTGGTTGCCGAAGCAAAGACTGAACTTCCTGAAGAACCAACTAAGCCTAAGAAAAAGGCTAAACCTGAAGTCGACGATGGACAGCTTTCATTATTCCCTGAAGATGATCCAGAAATGTTGAAAGCTAAAGACGTCGCTGAAGAATTATCAAAACAAGATTTAATGAATGTTACGCCAATTGAAGCAATCAACTTGCTTTACAAGTGGCAACAAAAACTCAAATAG
- the ruvA gene encoding Holliday junction branch migration protein RuvA: MFEYLNGNITYIDPGYIVVDVNGVGYKVQVANPYRYEENQPAKVFVEQIVRDNEQSLYGFYDLNEKKIFLNLISVSGIGPKSALAILAGQDHSGLIHAIENNDVKFLTKFPKIGKKTAQQIILDLNGKFTAEGQMTLGEAPIPMTNGTDSPDLLDGLAALQSLGYSPREIGKIKDQLKTQDLKSADDYLRAGLKLLTK; this comes from the coding sequence ATGTTTGAATACTTAAATGGAAATATTACTTACATCGACCCAGGCTATATCGTTGTTGACGTTAACGGCGTCGGCTACAAAGTCCAAGTCGCCAATCCTTATCGTTATGAAGAGAATCAACCAGCCAAGGTGTTCGTTGAACAAATCGTTCGTGACAATGAACAGTCGCTGTATGGTTTTTACGACTTGAATGAGAAAAAGATTTTTCTAAATCTGATCAGTGTTTCTGGAATTGGACCTAAGAGTGCCTTAGCAATCTTAGCTGGACAAGACCATTCAGGATTGATCCATGCCATCGAAAATAATGACGTGAAGTTTTTGACTAAATTTCCGAAAATTGGCAAGAAAACAGCCCAACAAATTATTTTGGACCTTAACGGTAAATTTACTGCCGAGGGTCAAATGACTTTAGGCGAAGCACCAATCCCGATGACTAACGGGACTGATTCGCCTGATTTACTTGATGGACTTGCTGCATTACAATCATTAGGGTATTCGCCAAGAGAAATTGGCAAGATCAAAGATCAATTAAAGACACAAGATTTAAAATCAGCCGACGATTATCTCAGAGCCGGTTTAAAATTATTAACGAAATAA
- a CDS encoding TIGR00282 family metallophosphoesterase → MKILFVGDVVGNIGIKTLETYLPQIKQVVKPQLTIVNGENAVNGKGINEQAYQKIAVAGADVVSGGNHSWDRKEVVDLYNDPKKKVLRPYNFPGDSVPGTGIIKVKVNQKTVYVINMQGTAMMQPLDNPFHNFDKLLPTLEKDAIKFVDFHAETTSEKIATGMYLTGKVAAVVGTHTHVPTNDARVFEKQTAYLTDVGMTGSYDGILGITRGPVINRFLTQRPTKHEVDEDGRMQIGFCVVDINDQTNYARSIKNYVINPDNKKFLQ, encoded by the coding sequence ATGAAAATACTTTTCGTCGGGGACGTCGTCGGCAATATTGGTATCAAAACTTTGGAGACTTATTTACCGCAGATCAAGCAAGTAGTTAAGCCTCAACTAACTATCGTTAATGGCGAGAATGCCGTTAATGGTAAGGGCATTAATGAGCAAGCTTATCAAAAAATTGCTGTTGCGGGTGCTGATGTGGTTTCTGGTGGAAATCATAGTTGGGACCGCAAGGAAGTTGTTGATTTGTACAACGACCCGAAGAAAAAGGTATTGCGTCCTTACAATTTTCCTGGTGACTCAGTTCCCGGAACTGGGATCATCAAGGTCAAGGTCAATCAAAAGACAGTTTATGTCATCAACATGCAGGGAACTGCTATGATGCAGCCGTTAGATAATCCATTTCATAACTTTGACAAATTGCTTCCAACTTTAGAAAAGGACGCCATCAAGTTCGTTGATTTTCACGCTGAGACTACTAGCGAAAAAATCGCCACAGGTATGTATCTAACTGGTAAAGTTGCTGCAGTGGTTGGGACCCATACTCACGTGCCAACTAATGATGCACGTGTCTTTGAAAAACAAACTGCTTACTTAACTGATGTTGGGATGACGGGTTCTTATGATGGGATTCTCGGCATAACCCGTGGTCCAGTCATCAATCGTTTCTTGACCCAACGTCCAACTAAACATGAAGTAGATGAAGACGGCCGGATGCAAATCGGCTTCTGTGTTGTCGACATCAATGATCAAACTAACTACGCAAGAAGTATCAAAAATTACGTAATTAATCCTGATAACAAAAAATTTTTACAATAG
- the mutL gene encoding DNA mismatch repair endonuclease MutL, translating into MGKIHELPVELSNQIAAGEVIERPASVVKELIENSIDAHATQILIRVEQSGLKSIEVNDNGDGIPADEVEIAFQPHSTSKISTDRDLFAIKTLGFRGEALASIASVSKLTVLTSTDGKSAVQADFAGNTLLDKKTHARSKGTTMTVQDIFFNTPARLKYVKSLHTELNRIVDIVDRLAMGHPDISFRLIHEKKDLVWTSGNGNMQQTIAGIYGRTIASHMLSFENSDSDYEIKGYFSKPDTTRSNRSYMSMILNGRYIKNYQLSSAVVRGYGSKLMIGRFPVAVIDIKLDPNLVDINVHPTKQEVRLANEGRIADLISQGIKERLSDQNLIPDAVKNLGRKTTTDQDKPVYKPEQITFDAIPTLDKIDQTIHEPKLENKAIAHDGQPDPLLVGTPIFKDQKHLQAWDQRLKEESEEKVHVVENTAPEMPKDELVPEDTTHEEFPDLRYIGQIHGTYLVAESKDGFYLIDQHAAQERVNYEYYREEIGKVSNDQQRLLVPIVLDYSNTEAIMIKDKKDILEDIGLHVEDFGQNSFVINTHPTWFVPGQEESTIKEMIDYVLNDSKISVAAFREKNAIMMSCKRAIKANHHLDDREAMHLLHNLTKCENPYNCPHGRPVLVQFSNKDLEKMFKRIQDSHDTRESE; encoded by the coding sequence GTGGGTAAGATCCATGAATTACCAGTTGAATTAAGTAATCAGATTGCTGCTGGGGAAGTGATCGAACGTCCGGCTTCAGTTGTTAAGGAATTAATCGAAAATTCGATCGATGCCCACGCAACCCAGATCTTAATTAGGGTCGAACAATCTGGTTTAAAGTCGATCGAAGTTAACGATAACGGAGATGGTATCCCAGCTGATGAAGTTGAGATTGCTTTTCAACCACATTCAACTAGTAAGATCTCAACAGATCGAGATCTGTTTGCTATTAAGACGCTCGGATTTCGTGGTGAAGCTTTGGCCAGTATTGCTTCAGTTTCAAAATTAACTGTTTTAACTAGTACCGATGGCAAGTCAGCTGTCCAAGCAGACTTTGCCGGAAATACTTTATTAGATAAGAAAACTCATGCCCGTTCAAAGGGCACAACGATGACTGTGCAAGATATCTTTTTTAATACGCCAGCACGGTTGAAGTACGTTAAATCACTTCACACTGAGTTGAATCGGATCGTTGATATTGTCGATCGTTTGGCAATGGGACATCCTGATATCTCGTTTAGACTGATCCACGAAAAAAAGGATCTCGTCTGGACGTCAGGAAATGGCAACATGCAACAAACAATTGCTGGAATCTATGGTCGAACGATTGCTAGCCACATGTTGAGCTTTGAAAACTCTGACTCGGATTATGAGATCAAGGGGTATTTTTCAAAGCCGGATACGACTCGCTCAAATCGCTCGTATATGTCGATGATCTTGAATGGTCGCTACATCAAAAATTATCAATTATCTAGCGCGGTCGTTCGTGGCTATGGATCAAAATTGATGATTGGAAGATTTCCGGTTGCTGTGATCGATATCAAGCTAGATCCAAACTTAGTTGATATCAACGTCCATCCAACTAAACAAGAAGTGAGGTTGGCTAATGAGGGTCGAATCGCCGACTTAATCAGTCAAGGTATCAAGGAACGATTGTCTGATCAAAACTTGATACCTGATGCTGTAAAAAATCTCGGACGCAAGACTACAACGGACCAGGACAAACCAGTTTACAAGCCTGAGCAGATCACATTTGATGCCATTCCGACATTAGATAAGATCGACCAAACGATTCACGAACCAAAGCTAGAAAACAAAGCGATTGCCCATGACGGACAACCTGATCCACTGTTAGTTGGCACGCCAATTTTTAAAGATCAAAAACATCTTCAAGCTTGGGACCAACGATTAAAAGAAGAATCTGAAGAAAAAGTTCATGTTGTTGAAAACACTGCACCAGAAATGCCGAAGGATGAACTAGTGCCAGAGGATACAACGCATGAAGAATTTCCTGATTTGCGATATATCGGTCAGATCCATGGTACGTATTTAGTCGCTGAAAGTAAGGATGGCTTTTACTTGATTGACCAGCATGCTGCTCAAGAACGAGTCAATTATGAATACTATCGCGAAGAGATCGGTAAGGTCTCAAACGACCAGCAAAGACTGCTAGTGCCAATCGTTTTGGATTACTCAAATACAGAAGCTATCATGATCAAAGATAAAAAAGACATTTTGGAAGATATCGGACTACATGTCGAAGATTTTGGTCAAAACAGTTTTGTGATCAACACTCATCCTACTTGGTTCGTTCCTGGACAAGAGGAATCAACCATTAAAGAAATGATCGATTATGTTTTAAATGACTCCAAGATCAGCGTGGCAGCCTTTCGTGAGAAGAATGCCATTATGATGAGCTGTAAACGTGCTATCAAGGCTAACCATCATTTAGATGACCGAGAGGCGATGCATTTGCTGCATAATTTGACCAAGTGCGAAAATCCTTATAACTGTCCACACGGACGTCCAGTCTTAGTTCAATTCAGCAACAAAGATTTAGAAAAAATGTTCAAGCGGATCCAAGATTCGCATGACACTAGAGAAAGTGAATAA